A window of Streptomyces sp. DG1A-41 contains these coding sequences:
- a CDS encoding fumarylacetoacetate hydrolase family protein: MPEYRRILLDGAAVQVTVDGDELVAGDGRRVKADDARHLPPVVPSKVIAVHLNHRSRVEEFRIGLPDTPTYFHKPVSALNAHRGAIVRPEGCKWLNYEGEVAIVIGKTARNISPAEAGEYLAGDTVANDYGLHDFRDTDAGSMLRVKGSDTLCPLGPGLVTDWDFHGKRLRTYVNGQVVQDGSTDEMTWDMHYLVADIARTITLYPGDVLLSGTPAHSRPVQPGDVVEVEVEGLGRLTNHIVTGPAAIRTDVGAQPTESEEVLSTALGGDWEFRGIRPPRR, encoded by the coding sequence ATGCCTGAGTACCGCCGGATCCTCCTCGACGGCGCCGCCGTCCAGGTCACCGTCGACGGTGACGAACTCGTCGCCGGCGACGGCCGCCGCGTCAAGGCCGACGACGCCCGGCACCTGCCGCCGGTCGTCCCCTCCAAGGTCATCGCCGTCCACCTTAACCACCGCAGCCGGGTGGAGGAGTTCCGGATCGGCCTGCCTGACACGCCGACCTACTTCCACAAGCCGGTCTCCGCCCTCAACGCCCACCGGGGCGCGATCGTCCGCCCCGAGGGCTGCAAGTGGCTCAACTACGAGGGCGAGGTCGCCATCGTCATCGGGAAGACCGCCCGGAACATCTCGCCGGCCGAGGCGGGGGAGTACCTCGCCGGCGACACCGTCGCCAACGACTACGGACTGCACGACTTCCGCGACACCGACGCCGGCTCCATGCTCCGCGTCAAGGGCTCCGACACCCTCTGCCCGCTCGGCCCCGGGCTGGTCACCGACTGGGACTTCCACGGCAAGCGGCTGCGGACCTATGTCAACGGGCAGGTGGTGCAGGACGGTTCGACCGACGAGATGACGTGGGACATGCACTACCTCGTCGCCGACATCGCCCGCACCATCACGCTGTACCCGGGAGACGTCCTGCTGTCCGGCACGCCCGCCCACTCCCGCCCCGTCCAGCCGGGAGACGTCGTGGAGGTGGAGGTCGAGGGGCTCGGGCGGCTCACCAACCACATCGTGACCGGGCCGGCCGCCATCCGTACGGACGTGGGCGCACAGCCCACCGAGTCGGAGGAGGTGCTGTCGACCGCGCTCGGCGGCGACTGGGAGTTCCGTGGCATCCGGCCGCCGCGTCGCTGA
- a CDS encoding TIGR03619 family F420-dependent LLM class oxidoreductase, producing the protein MPTPPRMLLVLSENWTLTGGRADLPAAVRWAREAEDAGFDAVMVSEHIVLGPDAAAAGIMGNPRDYALPGNQDPYTPWPNSLLLLAAIASVTSRLRLAAAAVLAPLRHPLLLARELGTLDLISEGRLVVQPTVSWSKDEYDALGVPFARRGRLLDEHLEIWAKAWGPSPISHDGQHYPFQDVWFEPKAHRPDGPRLWFGGQRLHGPILRRLVRYGHGFHPLGRPSPEDLQALKEAMAAAGRDIADLEMIGGTRAVFPDDRSPADLGAALAVLPEQLEQGFTTFCVKPNQFIDDPDGVGAFCRDVMRRVEALTS; encoded by the coding sequence ATGCCCACCCCTCCCCGCATGCTTCTCGTCCTCAGCGAGAACTGGACGCTGACCGGCGGCCGGGCCGATCTGCCCGCCGCCGTCCGCTGGGCCCGCGAGGCCGAGGACGCCGGCTTCGACGCGGTCATGGTCAGCGAGCACATCGTCCTCGGCCCCGACGCGGCTGCCGCCGGCATCATGGGCAACCCCCGCGACTACGCCCTCCCGGGCAACCAGGACCCGTACACCCCCTGGCCCAACTCCCTGCTGCTGCTCGCCGCCATCGCCTCCGTCACCTCCCGGCTGCGCCTGGCCGCCGCGGCCGTCCTCGCCCCGCTGCGCCACCCCCTGCTGCTCGCGCGCGAGCTCGGCACCCTCGACCTGATCAGCGAGGGGCGCCTCGTCGTGCAGCCGACGGTGAGCTGGAGCAAGGACGAGTACGACGCCCTCGGCGTGCCCTTCGCCCGGCGGGGGCGGCTCCTCGACGAGCACCTGGAGATCTGGGCGAAGGCCTGGGGCCCGTCCCCGATCTCCCACGACGGACAGCACTACCCCTTCCAGGACGTCTGGTTCGAGCCCAAGGCCCACCGCCCGGACGGCCCCCGGCTCTGGTTCGGCGGACAGCGGCTGCACGGCCCCATCCTGCGCCGCCTCGTGCGGTACGGCCACGGCTTCCACCCGCTCGGCCGGCCCTCGCCCGAGGACCTCCAGGCGCTCAAGGAGGCGATGGCCGCGGCAGGGCGGGACATTGCGGACCTGGAGATGATCGGCGGCACCCGGGCCGTCTTCCCCGACGACCGCTCACCGGCCGACCTCGGCGCGGCGCTCGCCGTGCTCCCGGAGCAACTGGAGCAGGGCTTCACCACCTTCTGTGTCAAGCCGAACCAGTTCATCGACGATCCCGACGGGGTCGGGGCGTTCTGCCGGGACGTCATGCGGCGCGTCGAGGCGCTGACCTCCTGA
- a CDS encoding aldehyde dehydrogenase translates to MPAVTHDEWLRRAKAFQLSGAHHIAGADEPGSGATFPVVSPRDGRVLAEVPDAGTAEVDAAVAAARRAFDTGPWPRLAPAERGRALLRLADLLEKRREELALTVSLEMGKPVTDAHGIELRAVISTFRWYGQLADKLTDSAPHTAPDALALVTREPAGVVAAVVPWNFPLTLAGWKIAPALAAGCTVVLKPSENSPLSALLLGRLATEAGIPPGVLNVVTGDGPTAGRALGLHPGVDVLAFTGSTAVGRHFLRYAADSNLKRVWLELGGKSPNIVLPDAPDLDQAAATAAWGVFFNQGEMCTAPSRLLVHSSIAERITEAVVRRARELKVGDPLDPETEMGALAGRAHLDRVRDHVRHGVEEGARLRTGGERLLAETGGTYLEPTVFDRVHPGSRLAREEIFGPVLSVLAFDDLDEAVRLANATEYGLAAGLWTSDLSTAHRVSRALKAGTVWVNCYEEGDLTVPFGGMKQSGNGRDKSVHALEKYTELKTTWIQL, encoded by the coding sequence ATGCCGGCCGTCACCCACGACGAGTGGCTGCGCCGCGCCAAGGCGTTCCAGCTCTCCGGCGCCCACCACATCGCCGGCGCCGACGAGCCCGGAAGCGGGGCGACGTTCCCGGTCGTGTCACCGCGTGACGGCCGGGTCCTCGCCGAGGTCCCGGACGCGGGCACCGCCGAGGTGGACGCGGCCGTCGCCGCCGCCCGGCGGGCCTTCGACACCGGCCCGTGGCCGCGTCTGGCACCCGCCGAGCGCGGCCGGGCCCTGCTCCGCCTCGCCGACCTGCTCGAAAAGCGGCGCGAGGAACTGGCGTTGACCGTGAGCCTGGAGATGGGCAAACCGGTCACGGACGCCCACGGCATCGAACTGCGCGCCGTCATCAGCACCTTCCGCTGGTACGGGCAGCTCGCGGACAAGCTCACCGACTCCGCCCCGCACACCGCCCCGGACGCCCTCGCCCTGGTCACCCGGGAACCCGCCGGAGTGGTCGCGGCGGTCGTCCCCTGGAACTTCCCGCTGACCCTGGCCGGCTGGAAGATCGCCCCGGCACTGGCCGCGGGCTGCACGGTCGTGCTGAAGCCCTCGGAGAACTCCCCGCTGTCCGCCCTGCTCCTGGGCCGCCTCGCCACCGAGGCCGGAATCCCGCCCGGCGTGCTCAACGTCGTCACCGGCGACGGCCCCACCGCGGGCCGGGCCCTCGGTCTCCACCCCGGCGTCGACGTCCTGGCGTTCACCGGCTCCACCGCCGTCGGACGCCACTTCCTGCGCTACGCCGCCGATTCCAACCTCAAGCGCGTCTGGCTGGAACTCGGCGGCAAGTCGCCCAACATCGTCCTGCCCGACGCCCCCGACCTGGATCAGGCCGCCGCCACGGCCGCCTGGGGCGTCTTCTTCAACCAGGGCGAGATGTGCACGGCGCCTTCGCGGCTGCTCGTGCACTCCTCGATCGCCGAGCGGATCACCGAGGCCGTGGTCCGGCGGGCCCGGGAGCTGAAGGTGGGCGACCCTCTCGACCCGGAGACGGAGATGGGCGCGCTGGCCGGCCGGGCACACCTGGACCGCGTACGCGACCACGTCCGTCATGGCGTCGAGGAGGGCGCCCGGCTGCGCACCGGCGGCGAGCGCCTGCTCGCCGAGACGGGCGGGACGTATCTGGAGCCGACCGTCTTCGACCGCGTGCACCCCGGCTCGCGACTGGCCCGGGAGGAGATCTTCGGCCCCGTCCTGTCCGTGCTCGCCTTCGACGACCTCGACGAGGCGGTTCGCCTGGCCAACGCCACCGAGTACGGCCTCGCAGCCGGCCTGTGGACCTCCGACCTGTCCACCGCCCACCGGGTCTCCCGCGCGCTGAAGGCCGGGACGGTGTGGGTGAACTGCTACGAGGAGGGCGACCTGACCGTGCCCTTCGGCGGCATGAAGCAGTCGGGCAACGGACGTGACAAGTCCGTCCACGCGCTGGAGAAGTACACCGAGCTCAAGACCACCTGGATCCAGTTGTGA
- a CDS encoding APC family permease: MDSQTVSRHTAAPDAPTAGTLKPNALGVLGILFFVLSAQAPLTGIAGAAPIAVALGNGPGVPAAYLVAGLVILLFSVGFVAMGRHVVDAGAFYTYIGKGLGRTTGTGSAGLALFAYCTIQAAMYGLYGSIVSGLVASHAGLDLPWWVWTLATMAVVQALGAAGVEMGAKVLAVLVLAEFSILSVFALVTLVKGGGPEGLGLADSFSPAAALDGAPGVAVMFAVASMFGFEATAIYGEEAREPRKTVPRATYLAVVVVTGFFALTSWMLISSYGASRATAAAGQALEGGDGAGFVFAPITAQFGGWVGDVLPVLLATSLFAGILTFHNSANRYLFSLGRDRLLPLRLCRLNRRHAPWAAGCVQTVLAVLLVVPFALAGKDPVLTLFSWFSGVAVLAMMLLYLLTSVSVVAFFRRERLDAHPWNTLIAPVLGALGIAGAIWLILANFTTLIGGERATALWLTLSVPVVMALGIVAARVRGRALAAADG; the protein is encoded by the coding sequence GTGGACAGTCAGACGGTCTCCCGGCACACGGCGGCACCGGACGCGCCCACCGCAGGCACGCTCAAGCCCAACGCCCTCGGCGTACTGGGCATCCTCTTCTTCGTCCTGTCCGCCCAGGCCCCGCTGACCGGTATCGCCGGCGCCGCCCCCATCGCCGTGGCGCTCGGCAACGGGCCCGGAGTGCCCGCCGCCTATCTGGTGGCGGGGTTGGTGATCCTGCTGTTCTCGGTGGGCTTCGTCGCCATGGGCCGCCACGTCGTGGACGCGGGCGCCTTCTACACCTACATCGGCAAGGGCCTCGGCCGGACCACCGGCACCGGCAGCGCGGGCCTCGCGCTCTTCGCGTACTGCACCATCCAGGCCGCCATGTACGGGCTCTACGGATCCATCGTGAGCGGACTGGTCGCGAGCCACGCAGGCCTCGACCTGCCGTGGTGGGTCTGGACACTGGCCACCATGGCGGTGGTGCAGGCGCTCGGTGCGGCCGGCGTCGAGATGGGCGCCAAGGTGCTGGCCGTCCTCGTCCTGGCGGAGTTCAGCATCCTGTCGGTCTTCGCCCTGGTCACCCTCGTCAAGGGCGGCGGACCCGAGGGGCTCGGCCTCGCCGACAGCTTCTCCCCGGCCGCCGCCCTGGACGGCGCTCCGGGCGTGGCCGTGATGTTCGCCGTGGCGTCCATGTTCGGCTTCGAGGCCACCGCCATCTACGGCGAGGAGGCCCGCGAGCCCAGGAAGACCGTGCCGAGGGCCACGTACCTCGCGGTGGTCGTGGTCACCGGCTTCTTCGCCCTGACCTCCTGGATGCTCATCTCCTCCTACGGCGCCTCCCGGGCCACCGCGGCCGCGGGCCAGGCCCTGGAGGGCGGTGACGGGGCCGGGTTCGTCTTCGCGCCCATCACCGCGCAGTTCGGCGGCTGGGTCGGCGATGTGCTGCCGGTCCTGCTCGCCACGTCCCTCTTCGCCGGCATCCTCACCTTCCACAACTCGGCCAACCGCTACCTGTTCTCCCTCGGACGCGACCGCCTGCTGCCGCTGCGGCTGTGCCGGCTCAACCGCCGTCACGCCCCCTGGGCGGCCGGGTGCGTCCAGACGGTCCTGGCCGTGCTGCTGGTGGTGCCCTTCGCGCTGGCGGGCAAGGACCCGGTGCTGACGCTGTTCTCCTGGTTCAGCGGGGTCGCCGTCCTGGCGATGATGCTGCTGTACCTGCTGACCTCGGTGTCCGTCGTCGCTTTCTTCCGCCGCGAGCGGCTCGACGCCCACCCCTGGAACACGCTCATCGCTCCCGTCCTGGGCGCGCTCGGCATCGCGGGGGCGATCTGGCTCATCCTGGCCAACTTCACCACCCTCATCGGCGGCGAACGCGCCACCGCTCTGTGGCTCACGCTGTCCGTCCCGGTGGTCATGGCGCTGGGCATCGTCGCCGCACGGGTGCGGGGGAGGGCCCTCGCAGCCGCCGACGGGTGA
- a CDS encoding MarR family transcriptional regulator, producing MPGHRSITEAEKLAAAKLGGFPIRREQMAAVANIYRAASAVRQHLENSVLRGSDLTWTAFVVLWVVWVWGESETRHVAEEAGISKGTLTGVARTLESRGLLRRADHPSDGRLVLLSLTEEGDAFMRRVFPAFNEEEAFVTARLSDAECRTLAEGLRSVVLQVEEHGEERRQSLLGGAEPAPRRSGRRPRA from the coding sequence GTGCCGGGCCACCGATCCATCACCGAAGCCGAGAAGCTCGCAGCGGCGAAGCTCGGCGGTTTTCCCATCCGCCGGGAGCAGATGGCGGCGGTGGCGAACATCTACCGGGCCGCGTCCGCAGTGCGGCAGCACCTGGAGAACTCGGTGCTGCGCGGTTCGGACCTGACCTGGACGGCCTTCGTGGTGCTGTGGGTGGTCTGGGTGTGGGGCGAGTCGGAGACCCGGCACGTGGCGGAGGAGGCGGGGATCTCCAAGGGCACGCTGACGGGTGTGGCGCGCACGCTGGAGTCGCGGGGGCTGTTGCGGCGGGCGGACCATCCGAGCGACGGGCGGCTGGTGCTGCTGAGCCTCACCGAGGAGGGCGACGCGTTCATGCGGCGGGTCTTCCCGGCGTTCAACGAGGAGGAGGCGTTCGTGACGGCCCGGCTCAGCGACGCGGAGTGCCGCACCCTCGCCGAGGGGCTGCGCAGTGTGGTGCTCCAGGTCGAGGAGCACGGCGAGGAGCGGCGGCAGTCCCTGCTGGGCGGCGCCGAGCCCGCGCCACGGCGCAGCGGACGGCGGCCCCGGGCCTGA
- a CDS encoding gamma-glutamyl-gamma-aminobutyrate hydrolase family protein (Members of this family of hydrolases with an active site Cys residue belong to MEROPS family C26.) — translation MRPLIAIPARFSARTSALRYAAEVNARALIEAVWRAGGEPAGIHPADSGTAARLARFDGVLLPGGGDLAPSCYGAVDTHDTVYDVDTLQDTFDLDVARHALESGLPLLAVCRGLQVVNVALGGTLEQDMGGPEREHRHLVHPVILESGSVVARSTGDEKTDASCYHHQRVDRLGTDLRVTARAADGTVEALELAGAKGWFTAVQWHPEDTAHEDPAQQGLFDALVRAAAR, via the coding sequence GTGAGGCCCCTGATCGCGATCCCCGCCCGGTTCTCCGCGCGGACCTCCGCCCTCCGCTACGCCGCCGAGGTCAACGCCCGCGCCCTCATCGAGGCCGTCTGGCGGGCCGGCGGCGAACCGGCGGGCATCCACCCGGCGGACAGCGGCACCGCGGCCCGCCTCGCCCGCTTCGACGGCGTCCTGCTCCCCGGCGGCGGCGACCTCGCCCCCTCCTGCTACGGCGCCGTCGACACCCATGACACCGTCTACGACGTCGACACCCTCCAGGACACCTTCGACCTCGACGTCGCCCGCCACGCCCTGGAGTCCGGCCTGCCCCTGCTCGCGGTCTGCCGCGGCCTCCAGGTCGTCAACGTGGCCCTCGGCGGCACCCTGGAGCAGGACATGGGCGGCCCGGAACGCGAGCACCGGCACCTCGTGCACCCCGTCATCCTGGAATCCGGCTCGGTCGTCGCCCGGTCCACCGGCGACGAGAAGACCGACGCGTCCTGTTATCACCACCAACGCGTCGACCGCCTGGGCACAGACCTCCGCGTCACGGCCCGGGCGGCGGACGGCACCGTCGAGGCCCTCGAACTCGCGGGCGCCAAGGGCTGGTTCACCGCCGTCCAGTGGCACCCGGAGGACACCGCCCACGAGGACCCCGCCCAACAGGGCCTGTTCGACGCACTCGTCCGGGCCGCGGCCCGGTGA
- a CDS encoding 3,4-dihydroxyphenylacetate 2,3-dioxygenase — MGEITGAGLLAHVPTIVLPEQERLELNEGKEITLVTGLRELRRDVFERDDYDTVVVLDSHWATTVEFVVTAQERRAGLFTSEELPRGMCRMPYDFPGDPELAHNVAKFADQHGTWITPIDDAYLPVYYATINLWKYLGEGLPDKRWVTIGVCQTGDMEDHLRLGRALADGIAATPGRRVLLIASGALSHTFWPLRELRDHEASDPVHIRTPEAREADLERIAWFKEGRHDKVLDTMDEFWRVKPEAKFFHYLMMAGALGEQDCVARARQYGEYENSVGTGQVHLWFDRPAGGWTADHTPAQESAHA, encoded by the coding sequence ATGGGTGAGATCACCGGGGCCGGGCTGCTCGCCCACGTCCCCACCATCGTGCTGCCCGAGCAGGAGCGGCTGGAGCTGAACGAGGGCAAGGAGATCACCCTCGTCACCGGGCTCCGGGAACTCCGCAGGGACGTCTTCGAGCGCGACGACTACGACACCGTGGTCGTGCTCGACTCGCACTGGGCGACCACCGTCGAGTTCGTCGTGACCGCGCAGGAGCGCCGCGCTGGGCTGTTCACCTCCGAGGAACTGCCGCGCGGCATGTGCCGGATGCCGTACGACTTCCCGGGCGACCCCGAACTCGCCCACAACGTTGCGAAGTTCGCGGACCAGCACGGCACGTGGATCACTCCGATCGACGACGCGTACCTGCCGGTCTACTACGCCACCATCAACCTCTGGAAGTACCTGGGTGAGGGGCTGCCCGACAAGAGGTGGGTCACCATCGGGGTCTGCCAGACCGGCGATATGGAGGACCATCTCAGGCTCGGGCGGGCGCTTGCCGACGGTATCGCCGCCACTCCCGGACGCAGGGTCCTCCTCATCGCCTCCGGCGCCCTCTCCCACACCTTCTGGCCGCTGCGCGAACTGCGCGACCACGAGGCCAGCGACCCGGTGCACATCCGTACGCCCGAGGCCCGCGAGGCCGACCTGGAGCGCATCGCCTGGTTCAAGGAGGGCCGTCACGACAAGGTCCTCGACACCATGGACGAGTTCTGGAGGGTCAAGCCCGAGGCGAAGTTCTTCCACTACCTGATGATGGCCGGTGCCCTCGGCGAGCAGGACTGCGTCGCCCGGGCCCGGCAGTACGGCGAGTACGAGAACTCCGTCGGCACCGGCCAGGTCCACCTCTGGTTCGACCGCCCGGCCGGCGGCTGGACCGCAGACCACACCCCCGCGCAGGAGTCCGCCCATGCCTGA
- a CDS encoding TetR family transcriptional regulator, with protein sequence MTEPAGRRPRKRVNYGTGREALLEAAVRVVARGGLRRLTYRAVAEEAGVTHGLVVHHFGSRDALIEEALTHAIRSSLSSSALEPGTGRAADFSVGLTDMVESGPDLQAFQYELLLESRRRPELLAHLRSLYDEYFDATRRELTQMLPGPVDEGLSRMVFATLEGLVLHQLVFGEREVIEDALDELRSVLRLLAEKQDGGA encoded by the coding sequence ATGACCGAGCCCGCCGGGCGCCGCCCCCGCAAGCGCGTGAACTACGGCACGGGCCGCGAGGCCCTGCTGGAGGCCGCCGTGCGCGTGGTGGCCCGGGGCGGGCTGCGCAGGCTCACCTACCGGGCGGTCGCGGAGGAGGCCGGCGTCACCCACGGGCTGGTCGTGCACCACTTCGGATCCCGTGACGCCCTGATCGAAGAGGCCCTCACCCACGCCATCCGGTCCTCCCTGAGCAGCAGCGCCCTGGAACCGGGCACAGGCAGGGCCGCCGACTTCTCGGTGGGTCTGACGGACATGGTGGAGTCCGGTCCCGACCTCCAGGCGTTCCAGTACGAACTGCTGCTGGAGTCCCGGCGCCGCCCCGAGCTCCTGGCCCACCTGCGGTCGCTGTACGACGAGTACTTCGACGCGACCCGGCGCGAGCTCACCCAGATGCTGCCCGGCCCGGTGGACGAGGGCCTGTCCCGCATGGTCTTCGCCACGCTGGAGGGACTCGTCCTGCACCAGCTGGTCTTCGGCGAACGCGAGGTCATCGAGGACGCCCTCGACGAACTGCGCTCGGTGCTGCGGCTGCTCGCCGAGAAGCAGGACGGCGGGGCCTGA
- a CDS encoding sugar ABC transporter substrate-binding protein, which produces MTPPPSTASRRHFLALSAATALAAAGCSAPQNASASARPSSSGGTRLTKIGLDYPFTQLPLYSTLVKLSTAQAKKHGISLLTTSDNASADTQASNLTTWVARKVPAIVSFPMVFEAAEPIAKAALDAGLIWVTYGGSLQHQSADIQFSFRKGGTLLGEAAAKWAEEHLGGKGKIAFLTDNTIELGRERTKGMIDAFTRLAPGVDVVAREQAIDPDTGLSKTKAVLAKHPDLNLVLGVTDAAAYGGFKALQQTGRAADDAKTFVGGQDGSGPSLLAVKQGTFYRASAALAPKDIAAAIVDVPRAVAAGKANPSAQVPVALVQRADTAEIDALLAQNA; this is translated from the coding sequence ATGACCCCACCCCCGTCCACGGCCTCACGCCGACACTTCCTCGCCCTCTCCGCCGCCACCGCCCTGGCGGCCGCCGGATGCTCCGCACCGCAGAACGCGTCCGCCTCGGCCAGACCGTCGTCCTCCGGCGGCACCCGCCTGACGAAGATCGGACTCGACTACCCCTTCACCCAACTCCCGCTCTACTCCACCCTGGTGAAGCTCTCCACCGCCCAGGCAAAGAAGCACGGCATCTCGCTGCTCACCACCAGCGACAACGCCAGCGCCGACACACAGGCGAGCAACCTCACCACCTGGGTCGCCCGCAAGGTCCCGGCGATCGTCTCCTTCCCCATGGTCTTCGAGGCCGCCGAGCCCATCGCCAAGGCGGCCCTGGACGCGGGACTGATCTGGGTCACCTACGGCGGCTCCCTGCAACACCAGAGCGCCGACATCCAGTTCAGCTTCCGCAAGGGCGGCACCCTGCTCGGCGAGGCGGCGGCGAAGTGGGCCGAGGAACACCTCGGCGGCAAGGGCAAGATCGCCTTCCTCACCGACAACACCATCGAGCTGGGCCGCGAACGCACCAAGGGCATGATCGACGCCTTCACCAGGCTGGCACCCGGCGTCGACGTGGTGGCGCGGGAACAGGCCATCGACCCGGACACGGGCCTGTCGAAGACGAAGGCCGTCCTCGCCAAGCACCCCGACCTCAACCTCGTCCTCGGCGTCACGGACGCCGCCGCGTACGGCGGATTCAAGGCCCTCCAGCAGACGGGCCGCGCCGCCGACGACGCCAAGACGTTCGTCGGCGGCCAGGACGGCTCCGGGCCCTCCCTCCTCGCCGTCAAGCAGGGCACCTTCTACCGGGCCTCCGCCGCGCTCGCGCCGAAGGACATCGCCGCCGCCATCGTCGACGTGCCGCGCGCCGTCGCCGCGGGAAAGGCGAACCCCAGCGCCCAGGTGCCGGTCGCGCTCGTCCAGCGCGCCGACACAGCCGAGATCGACGCCCTGCTCGCCCAGAACGCCTAG
- a CDS encoding LuxR C-terminal-related transcriptional regulator, which yields MPSHHQIAAAARIGMLTRERDTTSASAQALRELARALPLDAATLLTIDPLTGSHVQVASIGYTAAASQSLAGEFVATPWYRNVVRRELPPSISEDAEDAGPRFRHGWFYAERVRPAGFRDGVTGALRHRSRLVGLVHLSTESADAYDTDARRLLASVMPALAALADPLAHAGDLHGLAAQDAASLVTGDGGVIDLPGRDRPRVLREEGGFRALLDAFTGSGGRRLRLLWPTGGDWRRVVLHRHPAGPGLASDAVLVHETPTELPYGLSPRELEVLTRAATGQTNQAIAQALFLSPRTVHSHVEHLLRKTGCASRAQATALAVRDGLLRPDPDHLGRFVER from the coding sequence ATGCCCAGCCACCACCAGATCGCGGCAGCAGCGCGCATCGGCATGCTCACCCGCGAGCGCGACACCACGTCGGCCTCCGCGCAGGCCCTGCGCGAACTCGCCCGCGCCCTGCCGCTGGACGCGGCCACCCTGCTCACGATCGACCCGCTGACCGGCTCCCACGTCCAGGTCGCGAGCATCGGTTACACCGCCGCGGCCTCGCAGTCCCTGGCCGGTGAGTTCGTCGCGACGCCGTGGTACCGCAACGTCGTACGGCGGGAGCTGCCACCCTCCATCTCCGAGGACGCCGAGGACGCCGGGCCGCGCTTCCGGCACGGCTGGTTCTACGCCGAGCGGGTCCGCCCGGCCGGTTTCCGGGACGGCGTCACGGGAGCACTGCGGCACCGGAGCCGGCTGGTGGGCCTGGTCCACCTCTCCACCGAGAGCGCGGACGCCTACGACACCGACGCCCGCCGGCTCCTCGCCTCCGTCATGCCCGCCCTGGCCGCGCTCGCCGACCCGCTGGCCCACGCCGGTGACCTGCACGGTCTGGCAGCTCAGGACGCGGCGAGCCTGGTCACCGGCGACGGCGGGGTGATCGACCTGCCGGGCCGCGACCGGCCGCGGGTGCTGCGAGAGGAAGGCGGCTTCCGCGCGCTGCTCGACGCCTTCACCGGCTCGGGCGGCCGGCGGCTGCGCCTGCTGTGGCCGACCGGCGGCGACTGGCGGCGGGTCGTACTGCACCGGCACCCGGCGGGACCCGGCCTCGCGTCCGACGCGGTGCTGGTGCACGAGACGCCCACGGAGCTGCCGTACGGGCTGAGCCCCCGGGAGCTGGAAGTGCTCACCCGGGCGGCCACCGGGCAGACCAACCAGGCCATCGCACAAGCGCTGTTCCTGTCCCCGCGGACGGTGCACAGCCATGTCGAGCATCTGCTGCGCAAGACCGGCTGCGCCTCCCGCGCGCAGGCCACGGCGCTCGCGGTCCGGGACGGGCTGCTGCGGCCGGACCCGGATCACCTGGGACGGTTCGTCGAGCGGTGA